A window from Treponema sp. J25 encodes these proteins:
- a CDS encoding transporter substrate-binding domain-containing protein, protein MFFRGPVFGVVFFGILWPYSFLVAGGQQQSSPFFSEKRTTPSYTIRVVCDDDYPPYCFRNKEGVLQGIIPDQWKIWSQISGIQVQFEGMSWSRALQVMYEGNADVIDSAFETPERLWEWDFLPPYADISVSVYYHKNISGIGGVQDLRGFRIAVKEGDAVIGVLERAGIRDLRLYPSYESIIRAATQGDVRIFAMDDPPAHYYLYKYQLEYDFREGFTLSHGQFHRAVHKKRQPLPDGRDLYQVLTEGFLAIPEAHYREIQERWQGVSLGLPVNWWVLFWIGLVGGVLILVLLVFTWTLRLQVARRTTLLIQKNRALLAMQRETLAFIEALPDLFLIVDATGRYLKIMTSNKDLLFKEPAQLLGKTIDEAEFSPEFCAVIKNAIQQALATKKVVVLEYDLTVLGGPKHFEARAVRLGEEEKVLFIIRDITEEYQVRQALTLSVREKEILLKEIHHRVKNNMQIISSLLQLQKDSIEDPELMERLEETQQRIRTMAQVHEVLYHSDQLSAVNIAEYLSKVFSELSITYYEVAHRVHCTLDLQPAELSLDTAIPLGLIVHELVSNAFKHAYQGRSEGTFRLSFYRKGEGRFCLEVRDDGPGLPENWASLQSQSLGLTLVQALVQQLRGTLAVVNQGGALIQIIF, encoded by the coding sequence CCCGCCGTATTGTTTTCGAAACAAGGAAGGGGTTTTGCAGGGGATCATTCCCGATCAATGGAAAATTTGGTCACAGATAAGCGGTATCCAGGTACAATTTGAAGGGATGTCCTGGTCGCGGGCGCTTCAGGTGATGTATGAGGGGAACGCCGATGTTATTGATTCGGCATTTGAAACCCCCGAACGGCTATGGGAATGGGATTTCCTTCCCCCCTATGCGGATATTTCGGTTTCTGTGTACTATCACAAGAATATTTCGGGTATAGGTGGCGTACAGGATCTCCGGGGGTTTCGAATCGCTGTAAAAGAAGGAGATGCGGTTATCGGTGTATTGGAGCGGGCAGGAATACGAGATTTGCGCTTGTATCCCAGTTATGAATCGATTATCCGGGCAGCAACCCAGGGTGATGTGCGTATTTTTGCTATGGATGATCCGCCAGCCCATTATTACCTGTATAAGTATCAACTGGAGTACGATTTTCGGGAAGGCTTTACCCTTTCCCATGGCCAATTCCATCGGGCGGTGCATAAGAAGCGACAACCCCTCCCTGATGGGCGAGATCTCTATCAGGTCCTTACTGAAGGGTTCCTCGCTATTCCGGAGGCCCACTATCGGGAAATACAAGAGCGCTGGCAAGGAGTTTCCCTGGGGCTTCCGGTAAATTGGTGGGTCCTTTTTTGGATTGGTCTTGTCGGTGGGGTCCTTATCTTGGTTCTCCTCGTGTTTACCTGGACTCTTCGTTTACAGGTGGCCCGGCGAACAACCCTTCTGATTCAGAAAAATCGGGCCCTCCTTGCGATGCAGCGGGAGACCCTGGCCTTTATCGAGGCCCTGCCGGACCTTTTTCTTATCGTGGATGCTACCGGGCGGTATCTTAAGATTATGACCTCTAATAAAGATCTCCTTTTTAAGGAACCGGCGCAATTGTTAGGAAAAACAATCGATGAAGCAGAATTCTCCCCTGAATTTTGTGCCGTTATAAAGAACGCCATTCAGCAGGCCCTGGCAACGAAAAAGGTGGTAGTGCTGGAATACGACCTTACCGTTCTGGGGGGGCCAAAGCATTTTGAAGCCCGGGCGGTACGCCTTGGCGAAGAAGAGAAGGTTCTCTTTATTATTCGGGATATAACCGAAGAATATCAGGTCAGACAGGCCTTAACCCTTTCGGTACGAGAAAAGGAAATCCTTCTGAAAGAAATTCATCATCGGGTAAAGAATAATATGCAGATAATTTCCAGCCTGCTCCAGTTGCAGAAGGATTCCATAGAAGATCCAGAACTGATGGAACGGCTGGAAGAAACCCAGCAACGGATCCGCACCATGGCCCAGGTGCATGAGGTATTGTATCATTCGGATCAGCTGTCTGCGGTGAATATCGCCGAATACCTCAGCAAGGTCTTTTCGGAGCTCTCCATAACCTATTACGAGGTGGCCCACCGGGTGCATTGTACGCTGGATCTGCAACCGGCGGAGCTTTCTCTCGATACGGCCATTCCTCTGGGCCTGATTGTGCATGAACTCGTCTCAAATGCCTTTAAGCATGCCTACCAGGGGCGATCTGAGGGGACGTTCCGTCTCAGTTTTTATCGAAAAGGGGAAGGTCGCTTCTGTCTAGAGGTTCGAGATGATGGGCCAGGGCTCCCTGAAAATTGGGCATCGCTCCAAAGCCAGTCCTTAGGGCTTACCCTGGTACAAGCCCTGGTGCAACAACTGCGGGGTACTCTCGCGGTAGTGAACCAGGGGGGAGCCTTAATTCAAATTATATTTTAA